The following are encoded in a window of Syngnathoides biaculeatus isolate LvHL_M chromosome 3, ASM1980259v1, whole genome shotgun sequence genomic DNA:
- the LOC133497821 gene encoding SKI family transcriptional corepressor 1 homolog-B-like, protein MLPGMETIPGQLGDPGREARSTPSPKRDAAGLGAPLKPNQVSETSLYGVPIVSLFIDGRERLCLAQISNTLLKNYSYNEIHNRRVALGITCVQCTPVQLELLRRAGAMPISSRRCGMITKREAERLCKSFLGAHSPPKLPENFAFDVSHECAWGCRGSFIPARYNSSRAKCIKCTFCSMYFSPNKFIFHSHRSPDSKYLQPDAANFNSWRRHLKLTEKKPSDDINHAWEDVKAMFNGGSRKRTLPAGGSRERSPTEARASSALGRSASPDIPRKTLRCDDALRAAPSITLAASARSYPLIPVPSKNFGLLPKIPPPLFSHHPYGFAGYGLCPKKSDGMPDATKTNVPAVFWPATKDAIYPAFPVFWPAASSLPVPPYPASPPGVLQDLDLSDQSERSANPPKDGQQQQHGATQPCPTSASKCRNDDDRGGDETPLPRKIGHISAFKPVVKDAETIAKLYGTREGFGVRPGYLSPDFVCETSSFRSVSPDRDTVDDGGDDDDDPDVDVESNRGEEEEEAIRISSRGATRESPVPEAAEQKPAASAEDSSDEGSLTRDASPFSHVDAHEKDNQVHVKHTLEASGSPSSANGAHDDHRNTTDKQNHRQADETLRIDISVQERNLEKMAKEELQKQLVEQMELRKKLEREFQHLKDNFHDQMKRELSYREEMVQQLQIVREAHGALHHFSCKMLSPRQCSGACTFKSPLLPP, encoded by the exons AT GCTTCCAGGGATGGAGACAATACCTGGACAGCTTGGAGATCCTGGAAGAGAGGCCAGGTCCACCCCGAGTCCAAAACGGGACGCAGCCGGCCTCGGCGCGCCCCTCAAACCGAACCAAGTCAGCGAGACCTCCCTGTACGGGGTGCCCATCGTTTCTCTGTTCATCGACGGCAGGGAAAGACTATGCCTAGCTCAGATCTCCAACACCCTGCTGAAGAACTACAGCTACAACGAGATCCACAACCGCAGGGTGGCACTGGGCATCACCTGCGTGCAGTGCACCCCAGTCCAGCTGGAGCTCCTGCGACGCGCCGGCGCCATGCCCATCTCGTCCAGACGCTGCGGCATGATCACCAAGCGGGAGGCCGAGCGGCTCTGCAAGTCCTTCTTGGGGGCCCACAGCCCCCCGAAGCTGCCGGAGAACTTCGCCTTCGACGTCTCCCACGAATGCGCATGGGGCTGTCGTGGCAGCTTTATCCCGGCCAGATACAACAGCTCGCGAGCCAAGTGCATCAAGTGCACTTTTTGCAGCATGTACTTCTCGCCCAACAAATTCATTTTCCACTCGCATCGCAGTCCGGACTCTAAGTACCTGCAGCCGGACGCTGCCAACTTCAACTCGTGGAGACGCCACCTGAAGCTGACCGAGAAGAAGCCTTCGGACGACATCAACCACGCGTGGGAGGACGTCAAAGCCATGTTCAACGGGGGCAGCCGAAAGAGGACGCTTCCCGCGGGGGGCTCGAGGGAGCGCTCGCCCACCGAGGCGCGAGCGTCCTCGGCACTTGGGCGCAGCGCCTCCCCGGACATTCCAAGGAAAACTTTGCGCTGCGACGACGCTCTGCGGGCGGCTCCGAGCATCACTTTGGCGGCCAGTGCGAGGAGCTACCCGCTCATCCCGGTCCCCAGCAAAAACTTCGGCCTGCTACCCAAAATCCCCCCACCCTTATTCTCACACCACCCGTACGGTTTCGCCGGCTACGGCTTGTGTCCGAAAAAGAGTGACGGCATGCCGGATGCGACTAAAACCAACGTGCCCGCTGTGTTTTGGCCCGCTACCAAGGACGCCATTTACCCGGCTTTCCCCGTCTTTTGGCCAGCAGCGAGCAGCCTTCCCGTGCCGCCCTACCCGGCCTCCCCGCCCGGggtccttcaggacctggacctATCAGACCAAAGCGAAAGGAGTGCAAACCCCCCCAAAGacggccagcagcagcagcatggcGCCACGCAGCCATGCCCCACTTCAGCGAGCAAATGCAGGAACGACGACGACAGGGGAGGGGACGAGACACCGCTGCCCCGGAAAATCGGCCACATCTCCGCCTTCAAACCTGTGGTCAAAGACGCCGAGACCATCGCCAAGTTGTACGGGACACGGGAGGGCTTCGGCGTGCGGCCCGGCTACCTTTCCCCGGACTTCGTCTGCGAGACCTCCAGCTTCAGGTCCGTGTCCCCGGACAGAGACACCGTGGATGACGGCGGGGACGACGATGACGACCCTGACGTGGATGTGGAGTCCAACAggggggaagaggaggaggaggcgatcCGGATCTCGTCAAGAGGCGCCACTCGGGAGTCTCCCGTGCCCGAGGCGGCCGAACAGAAGCCTGCGGCGTCGGCGGAGGACTCCTCGGACGAGGGCAGCCTCACCCGGGATGCTTCGCCTTTTAGCCAC GTGGATGCGCACGAGAAGGACAACCAAGTCCACGTGAAGCATACTTTGGAGGCGTCCGGCAGCCCCAGCAGTGCAAACG GTGCGCACGACGATCATCGAAAcacaacagacaaacaaaatcaCAGACAAG CTGATGAAACTTTACGCATCGATATCAGCGTGCAGGAGCGAAATCTGGAGAAGATGGCAAAag AGGAGTTGCAAAAACAGCTCGTGGAGCAAATGGAGCTCAGGAAAAAGCTGGAGAGAGAATTTCAACATTTGAAAG ATAACTTCCACGATCAAATGAAGCGTGAGCTCTCCTACCGAGAGGAAATGGTGCAGCAGCTGCAGATTGTTCGAG